The window CCTCGCCGTGTCCCTCCACGCTCCGGACGACGCGCTGCGCAACGAGCTGGTGCCGATCAACACCCGCTACTGAATATTCGCCTCGCTGGGGTCCGCTGATCGAGGGTTCGGGTGCCACGTCGCTGCCGTAGCGGTGGCGTCGTTCGGGACCACCAGTGGTGTCGTTGGGGCCGCTCTGTCTACGCTCCTTCCGCCGTGTGTATAGGGCACGCGGCGGAAGGAGCAATCTGGAATGGTACGGAAGATCAGGGCGAAGCTGGTGCTCCAGCTGCGCGCAGAAGGTCTGTCGGGGCGAGCGATTTCGTCCTCGCAGGGCATGTCCCGCAAGTCCGTGAGGGCGGTGTTCGAGGCCGCTGACGCTGCAGGGATCGGGTGGGGCGATATCGCGGACGTCGCCGATGAGCAGGTGTATGCCCGGTTGTTCCCGGGCCGGGGCGAGCACGAGAGCGTGTTCGCACAGCCGGACTGGGAACAGGTCCATCGAGAGATGGCCAGGGTCGGCGTGACGCTGAAGCTGTTGCACGGCGAGTACTTCGACGCGACCACGGCGGCTGGGGATCCGGCGATGGGGTATGACCGGTTTTGCCGCACCTACCAGCACCACGTCATGGTCACCGGTGCCGCTTCGAGAGTCGGTCACAAGGCCGGCCAGAGCGTGGAGGTCGACTGGTCCGGCCCCACGATGGAGCTGGCCGATCCGGTCACCGGCGAGGTCTCGAAGGTGTTCTTGTTCGTTGCCTGCCTGCCTTTTTCTCGTTACGCGTTCTGCTTCCCGGCGCTGGATATGCGCCAGGAGTCCTGGCTGCGAGCGCACGTAGCGATGTTCGAGGCGCTGGGCGGGACGGTCCCGAGGATCGTTCCGGACAACCTCAAGACCGGTGTGGTGAAGCACCCCCGCGAGGGCGAGATCGTCCTGAACGATGCGTATCGCGAGATGGCAGCGCATTACTCGGCGGCGGTGCTCCCGGGGAGGGTGCGGAAACCGAAAGACAAGGCGAGCGTGGAGAACACCGTCGCGCACGTCGCGACCTGGGTCATCGCCGGGCTGCGGGATCAGCGATTCACGTCCCTGCCCGAACTTGCAGCCGCCATCGGGCAGCGGATGGAGGCCTATAACGCGGAGCCGTTCCAGAAGCGGCCCGGATCCCGCGCCAGCGTGTTCGACGCGGAGGAGCGGCCGCTGCTGACGCCGCTGCCGGCGGTGCCCTACGAGATCTCGACATGGCACTACGGACGACGAGTGGGCAGGAACGGGCACGTCACGTTCGCGCGGAACTTCTACTCCGCGCCGTTCGCGCACATCGGCGCGAAGGTCGATCTGCGCATCACGGCCCGGACGCTGGAGATCTATCAGGGCAGCCAGCGACTGACCAGTCACCTGCTGCTCCCGGAGACCGCGAGCAATGAGTACCGCACCAACGACGCGGACCTACCTGCGGGCGAGCGTTTCCAGGCCTGGGACGCGCAGAGGGTGCGGGCGTGGGCAGATCGGGTCGGGCCGGCCACGGTGATCGTGATCCAGCGGATCTTCGAGTCCGTGCCGATCGTGGAACAGGGCCTGGATCCCGCGTTGGCGGTGCTACGGCTCTCTCGCCGCTTCTCCGTAGATCGGGTCGAGGCGGCCTGCGCACTCGCGCTGACGGGACGGGTCCGTTCACCGCGCTATGCGCATCTGCACCCGATCTTGGCCACCGGGCAGGACAAGGTCGCCGCCCTGCGTCCACCCCGCGAGGAACCCGCGGAAGACGGCGGATACGTCCGTGGCGCCGACTACTACGCCGGAGGTGTCCGGTGAGCGTGATCGATAACGACACGAAGCGGAAGCTGCGCGAGATGGGCGCGACCGCGCTGCTGGACGCGATCGATGCCCAGGATGAGGCTCACGTGCTGGGGATGTCGTTCCAGGAACGGCTCCAGCTGATCGTGGACGAGGCGCATTCCATCTTCAATCATGGAAAGGTCGAGGGTCTGATCCGCCGGGCGGGGCTGCGTTATCCCGGAGCGGACCTGCGGCGGCTGGATCTGGTCGAGGAACGGGGACTGAACCGGAACGTGATCGCGCAACTGGCAACCTGCTCCTTCATCCAGCGGCAACAGAACGTGGTCTTCCAGGGCTTCACCGGCTCAGGGAAGTCCTACCTCGGCTGCGCGCTGGCGAAGCAGGCCTGCCAGCACCGGCTCCGAGCCCACTACATCCGAATGCCCGACCTCGAAGAGGCCTGGGCCCTGGCAAAGGACAAGCCGCAGGGCCAGACGAAGTTCCTGCGGAAGTACTCCACGTTCTCGCTGCTGGTGATCGACGAGTGGCTGCTGGACCATCCTGACGAGGGAATGCGTTCGATGCTGCTGGAACTGCTCGAGCGCCGCTATGACACCGGCTCGACCGTGTTCTGCACCCAGTACCCGAAGAAGGACTGGCACGCCCGGCTCGGTGGAGCAGTCCACGCCGATGCGATCATGGACCGCATCGTGCACAACACAATCTGGATCGACACCGGCGACAGGAACATGCGAGAACACACCGCACTGCCCCAGTGACCCGATGCCGGCGGGAGCCAGTGGTCCCCACCGCGGCGGCTACTGGCCCCCGTCGGCACGATCGGCGGTCCCCAAGAGCAAGATTCGGTGGCTCCCACGACTACGAATACTCAGCTACGACGTGGACGAGATCCTCGGTGCCGCTCACGAGTACTTCGAGGCCACCGGCCGTCGCGTGAGCATCGAGTACGCCCTGATCCGCGACATCAATGACCAGGCCCATCGGGCCCAGCTGCTTGCCGACAGGCTGATCGCCCACGGCGGTGCCCACTGGATCCACGTCAACCCCATCCCGCTGAACCCGGTGAAGGGCTCGAAGTGGACCGCCTCGGACCCGATGGTGGAGAAGAAGTTCGTGGAGACCCTGCGCGACAACGGCATCTCCGCCACTATCCGCGACACCCGCGGCTCCGACATCGACGGCGCCTGCGGGCAGCTCGCCGCCGAGGTCATCGAGACCGACGAGCACCGCGCGGACCGCGAGGCACGCGTGGCACGCGTGGAGGCCGTCGCCTCCCGCCCCGAATGACCGCTGCCGCCTGCACGATGCCCGGCCCCCACGCCGCTACAGTGGGACCGCGACCCCGCCGAGGAAGGACCCACTGGTGAGCACATCGTTCGAACGCGTCTCGCGCTTCAGCGTCGGCTACGACACGCATGAGGTGGACGAGTTCCTCTCGCGCGCCCGCACCGCCTACGAGGGGCGTGACGCCGGGTTCTCCGGCAGCGACATCGCCTCGGCCAGCTTCAGGACCGAGCGCGGCGGCTACGACATGCGTGTGGTGGACGAGGCCCTGGACCGTCTCTCCGACGCCTTCGCCCTGCAAGCCCGCGACGATGCCATCGCCGAGCGCGGCGAGGAGGCGTGGGTGGCGGAGCTGACCCGCCGCGCCGAGTCCCTCAAGGAGCGCCTGGAGCGCCCCGCGGGTGAGCGCTTCTCCCCGGCCGCTGACGGCGAGCCGGCCTACGACCGCACCGACGTGGATGCTCTGTGCGATCAGCTGATCGCCTACTTCACCGAGGGCCACCCGATGAGCGTGGACGACGTGCGCCGCGCCGCGTTCCGACGCCGCCGCGGGGCCGACGGGTACCGCGAGGCCGTGGTGGACGTGTACCTCGACCACGTCGCGGACGTGATGGCCTCCGTGCCGTGACCCTCGTCCCTGCCCGTCGCCTGGTGCTGCTGGGCTCCACCGGTTCGATCGGCACGCAGGCCCTCGAGGTCCTCACGCGCTACCGCGACCTCGCCCACCTGCACGGCATCGCCGTGGGCGGCGGACGCCCCGAGCTCGTGGCCCAGCAGGTGCTGATGCACCGCCCCGAGCGCGTCGCGGTGTCCGATGCGGAGCGCTCGGAGACCGTCGAGCAGGCCGTCGGCACCGCCTGCCGCGATGCCGGGATCGCCGTCCCGCAGCTCGTCGCCGGTGCTGACGCCGTGGTGGACCTGGCAGGATCGCTGGGCCCGGATGATGTGGTCCTGAACGCCGTCACCGGCTCCGTCGGCCTGCTGCCCACACTGGCGGCGCTGGATTCCGGGGCACGCCTGGCCCTGGCCAACAAGGAGTCCCTGGTGGTCGGCGGTGCCCTGGTCACCGCGCGCGCTGCCGAGGGGCAGATCCTGCCGGTGGACTCCGAGCACACCGCGATCGCCCAGGCCCTGGCCGGGGTGCGGCCGGACCAGGTGGACCGCCTGGTGGTCACCGCCTCCGGTGGCCCCTTCCGCGGTCGCAGCCGTGAGGAACTCGCTCAGGTCACACCCGAGCAGGCCCTCGCCCACCCCACCTGGGCGATGGGCCCGGTGATCACCACCAACTCCGCCACCCTGGTCAACAAGGCCCTCGAGGTGATCGAGGCGTGCTTCCTGTTCGACCTGCCCGAGGACCGCGTGGACGTGGTCGTCCATCCGCAGTCGATCGTGCACTCCATGGCCACGCTCGTGGACGGGTCCACCATCGCCCAGGCCAGCCCACCGGACATGCGCCATGCCATCGGCTGGGCCCTCGCGCACCCCGAGAAGCTGCCGCACCTGGCCGCACCGCTGGACTTCTCCACCGCCCAGTCCTGGACCTTCGAACCGGTCGACGACGCCACCTTCCCCGCAATCGAGGTGGCTCGCGCCGCCCACCGTGCCGGAGGCGGCGCGATGGCCGTGATGAACGCCGTCAACGAGGAGGCCGTCGCGGGTTTCTTCGCCGGTGACCTGCCGTTCCTGGGGATCGTGGGGACCATCCAGGATGTGCTGGCTGATCCTGCCCGCCCCCGGGTGGAACCGGCCGACGGCGTCGATGCGCTACTGGACCTGGAGCGCTGGGCCCGCGAGGCCGCACGCGAGAGCATCGCCGCCCGGACCCGCACCCCCTCGGGGACGGCCGCTGGTCAGCCCGCTGCCTCCGAGCCGGCCCCGGGGGGGCGCGACTGATGGGCGTGGCCCTGTTCGTGCTCGGTGTGCTGATCATCGGGTTGGGGCTGGCGGTGTCGATAGCCCTGCACGAGATCGGGCACCTGGTGCCCGCCAAGGCCTTCGGCGTGCGCGTCACCCAGTACATGATCGGCTTCGGGCCCACCATGTGGTCCCGCACCCGTGATGAGACCGAGTACGGCGTCAAGGCGATCCCCCTGGGCGGCTACATCCGCATGATCGGCATGTACCCGCCGCATCGCGGGGACGCCCCCGGCACCGTGCGCGAGGACTCCACCGGGTTCATCCAGCAGATGTCCCAGGAGGCCAAGGAGTACGAGGCCGCCCAGTACGACCCCGCCGAGGCCCACCGCACCTTCGTCTCGCTGCCGGTGCACCGCAAGATCATCGTGATGCTGGGCGGGCCCGCCATGAACCTGCTGCTGTCGGTGCTGCTGATCGGGGTGCTCGCCCTCGGCATCGGCCTGCCGGCGGTGACGCCCACGGTGCAGTCCGTCTCCGAGTGCGTGCTGCCGGCCGACGCCCCGGCGGGCACCGACTGCGAGGGTCGACCCCCGGCCCCCGCGATCGCCGCGGGGATCCGCCCGGGCGACACCCTGCGTGAGATCGACGGGCACGAGATCCGCCGCTGGGAGGACGTCACCACTGCCGTGCGCGCCGCCGGGGACCGCACCGTGAGCGTCGTCGTGGAGCGCGACGGTGAGGAGCTCACCCTCCAGGCCACCCCGATCGTCGATGCCCGCCCCGTGCTGGACGAGGACGGCGCGGTGGTCCGTGATGCGTCCGGGGCGATGCTCACCGAGCAGGTGGGCTTCCTGGGCGTCGGAGGCACTCCGGACCTGGTACGCCAGTCACCCGCGGTGGTGCCGGAACTGGCCTGGTCCACGTTCTCCCAGACCGCGCAGCTGGTGATCGCCCTGCCCGCGCGCCTGGTGGATGTGGCCAAGGCGGCCTTCGGATCCGAGGAGCGCGACCCCAACGGCCCCATCGGCGTGGTCGGCGTGACCCGCCTGGCCGGGGAAGTGGCCTCCGCGGACCAACCCGGCTTCGAGCTGCGTGAGAAGACCGGCACCATGATCTCGATGCTGGCCTCGCTGAACATGGCCCTGTTCGCGTTCAACCTGCTGCCGCTGCTGCCGCTGGACGGTGGGCACGTGGCCGGGGCGCTGTGGGAGGGGATCCGTCGCTTCATCGCGCGCCTGCGCGGAAAGCCGGACCCCGGGCCCGTGGACATCTCCCGGATGCTGCCGCTGACCAACGTCGTCGCGATCGTGTTCCTGGTGATGACGGTGCTGCTGCTGTACGCGGACATCGTCAAACCCATCCGGCTGTTCCCGTAGCGCGCTGCTCCAGCAGCGCCTCGAGCCGCGTCCATCCCGCCGGATCCGCCCACCCTGAGTGACCGCGCCGACGTGGAGGTGCGGTGGAGGTGTCGCACGCCCCTCGCCATCACCGCCCATACCCAGGCGCGCGCCGCCATAATGGGACGGTGACTTCAGTGAGCCTCGGCATCCCGTCCGTCAAGCAGCCCCCGCCCGTCCTCGCGCCCCGGCGGAAGACCCGCAAGGTGCGCCTGGGCGACATCCACGTGGGTGGGGACGCACCGGTCACCGTGCAGTCGATGACCACCACCCCCACGCATGACATCAACGCCACCCTGCAGCAGATCGCGGAGCTGACCGCGACCGGCTGCGACATCGTGCGCGTGGCCTGCCCGCGGCAGGAGGACGCCGACGCCCTCAAGGCGATCGCCGCCAAGTCCCCGATCCCGGTCATCGCCGACATCCACTTCCAGCCCAAGTACGTGTTCGCCGCGATCGAGGCCGGCTGCGCCGGTGTGCGCGTGAACCCCGGCAACATCCGCCGCTTCGACGACCAGGTGAAGGACATCGCCAAGGCCGCGAAGGACCACGGCACCGCCCTGCGCATCGGCGTGAACGCCGGCTCCATCGACCAGCGCATGATGAAGGGTGACCGCGTCACCCCGGAGGCCCTGGTGGCCTCCGCCGTGTGGGAGGCCAGCCTGTTCGAGGAGCACGACTTCCACGAATTCGGCATCTCCGTCAAGCACAACGACCCGGTGATCATGGTGGAGGCCTACCGCCAGCTCTCCGAGAAGGGCGACTGGCCCCTGCACCTCGGTGTCACCGAGGCCGGCCCCGCCTTCCAGGGCACCATCAAGTCCTCCATCGCCTTCGGCATCCTGCTGGGCGAGGGGATCGGCGACACCATCCGCGTCTCCCTCTCCGCCCCGCCGGTGGAGGAGGTCAAGGTGGGCAACCAGATCCTGCAGTCGCTGAACCTCAAGCCCCGCAAGCTCGACATCGTCTCCTGCCCCTCGTGCGGCCGCGCCCAGGTGGACGTCTACACCCTGGCCGACGAGGTCACTGAGGGGCTCAAGCACCTCGAGGTGCCGCTGCGCGTGGCCGTGATGGGCTGTGTCGTCAACGGACCCGGTGAGGCCCGTGAGGCCGATCTCGGTGTCGCCTCCGGCAACGGCAAGGGCCAGATCTTCGTCAAGGGCGAGGTCATCAAGACCGTCCCCGAGGCGGAGATCGTCGAGACCCTGCTGGCCGAGGCCAACCGCATCGCGGCCGAGATGGAGGCCGCCGAGGCGGGCGGGACCCCCTCGGTCTCGGTGGGCTGATCCAGGTCATGTTCCGGCGCGGGGCGAAGGTGCGGCCACTGCGCCACACCGCCTGGGACGCGTCCCTCGCCCTCGCCCGGCGCGACCCCTTGGTCAACGCCCTGGGCGGCGCCCGGCTGGTGGAGATGGCCCGGGCCGGCGCCCTGGGTCGGGAGTTCCAGATCACCGGGGAGGACCATGCCCCCCGCGGCATCCTGTGGGACGGCGTGAACCTCTCCCCGCTCAGCGCATCCGCTGACGCCATCGACCACTTCGGTCGGTACGCCGCGCCCCGACCGCGCCGCGCCAGTTCCGTGGTGGGTGAGCGCCGGGCCGTCGAGCAGCTGTGGACCCACCTGGAACCCCTGTGGTCCGGTGAGGTGCGCGAATACCGCTGGAGCCAGCCGCTGCTGCTCGCCGACGCCCACGTCCCCGCATCGGGCGGTGTGGGCCTGCGCCCGGCGCGACCCACCGAGGTCGAGCAGGTGTTCCCCGCGGCCGTGGCGATGTTCCGCGAGGAGGTGGGGGTCGATCCCCTGCGGGGGGACGGTGGCCGTGGGTACCGCGGCCGGGTCGCGGAGCTCATCCGCCAGGGCCGCACCTATGTGGTGATCGACGGCGACCAGGTGGTGTTCAAGGCCGACGTGGGCGCCCTGTTCGCGGACGTCGCCCAGATCCATGGCGTGTGGGTGGCGCCCTCGCACCGTTCCCGCGGCCTGGGCCGTGCAGCGATGGCGGAGCTGGTCACCCTGGTGCGGCGCGACCACGTGCCCCAGGTGTCGCTGTACGTCAACGACTTCAACGAGCCGGCCCGCCGCGCCTACGCCGCGGCCGGCTTCCACCAGGCCGCGGAGCTCTCGACGATCCTGTTCTGACCCGTGCACCGGATCCTCGGATCGATCCGCTGACCTGGCCGTCCTGGTCAGAGTGCGTCGATGGCCAGCAGCACGTTGGCGGCGGTCCACGCCAGCGGGGCAACCTCGGCCGGGCGGCCGTCGAACAGCACCTTCTCCGGCAGCGATCCAGCGTCGGTGCGATGGTCACTGAGCCATCGCAGCACCTCGGTGGCCTGCTCGTGCTCACCGCTCCGGGCGAGCCCCAGGGCCAGCAGGCTGGTCGACGGGGTCCAGCTGACCCCGTCCTGCCGCCAGGACGCGCCCGGTGCGATGCCACCGCCAGGTCGTGCCAGGTCCGAGCGGAGGGATCGCAGCTGCCGGGAAGGGATCACGTCGTGCATGCCGGTGGCATCGAACAGGGCGAGCGCGGAGTCGGCACCCCCACCGGTGCGGTATCGCTGGTACCCGTGGGCGCCGAAGCTGCCCCGCAGCAGGGTGGTGAAGTGCTGTGCGGCATCGGTGAAGGCCTGCTCGGAGGTGAGGTCCGCTGCCGTGCGCAGCCCGCGCAGGGTCGTGGCCATCGTCCACAGCGTCACCTGCTTCTCGGGCAGCTCCCAGTAGTCGGGGCCGGCCGGTGGCAGCGAGCAGCCGTTCCCCGTGGTCTGCAGCAGCAGGGGACCGGAACGCTCCACCAGGGCGGCCAGTGACGCGGCGAGCTCCTCGCGCTCGGCCGAGGCGGCGGAG is drawn from Brachybacterium muris and contains these coding sequences:
- the istA gene encoding IS21 family transposase — protein: MVRKIRAKLVLQLRAEGLSGRAISSSQGMSRKSVRAVFEAADAAGIGWGDIADVADEQVYARLFPGRGEHESVFAQPDWEQVHREMARVGVTLKLLHGEYFDATTAAGDPAMGYDRFCRTYQHHVMVTGAASRVGHKAGQSVEVDWSGPTMELADPVTGEVSKVFLFVACLPFSRYAFCFPALDMRQESWLRAHVAMFEALGGTVPRIVPDNLKTGVVKHPREGEIVLNDAYREMAAHYSAAVLPGRVRKPKDKASVENTVAHVATWVIAGLRDQRFTSLPELAAAIGQRMEAYNAEPFQKRPGSRASVFDAEERPLLTPLPAVPYEISTWHYGRRVGRNGHVTFARNFYSAPFAHIGAKVDLRITARTLEIYQGSQRLTSHLLLPETASNEYRTNDADLPAGERFQAWDAQRVRAWADRVGPATVIVIQRIFESVPIVEQGLDPALAVLRLSRRFSVDRVEAACALALTGRVRSPRYAHLHPILATGQDKVAALRPPREEPAEDGGYVRGADYYAGGVR
- a CDS encoding M50 family metallopeptidase; this translates as MGVALFVLGVLIIGLGLAVSIALHEIGHLVPAKAFGVRVTQYMIGFGPTMWSRTRDETEYGVKAIPLGGYIRMIGMYPPHRGDAPGTVREDSTGFIQQMSQEAKEYEAAQYDPAEAHRTFVSLPVHRKIIVMLGGPAMNLLLSVLLIGVLALGIGLPAVTPTVQSVSECVLPADAPAGTDCEGRPPAPAIAAGIRPGDTLREIDGHEIRRWEDVTTAVRAAGDRTVSVVVERDGEELTLQATPIVDARPVLDEDGAVVRDASGAMLTEQVGFLGVGGTPDLVRQSPAVVPELAWSTFSQTAQLVIALPARLVDVAKAAFGSEERDPNGPIGVVGVTRLAGEVASADQPGFELREKTGTMISMLASLNMALFAFNLLPLLPLDGGHVAGALWEGIRRFIARLRGKPDPGPVDISRMLPLTNVVAIVFLVMTVLLLYADIVKPIRLFP
- a CDS encoding GNAT family N-acetyltransferase, with product MFRRGAKVRPLRHTAWDASLALARRDPLVNALGGARLVEMARAGALGREFQITGEDHAPRGILWDGVNLSPLSASADAIDHFGRYAAPRPRRASSVVGERRAVEQLWTHLEPLWSGEVREYRWSQPLLLADAHVPASGGVGLRPARPTEVEQVFPAAVAMFREEVGVDPLRGDGGRGYRGRVAELIRQGRTYVVIDGDQVVFKADVGALFADVAQIHGVWVAPSHRSRGLGRAAMAELVTLVRRDHVPQVSLYVNDFNEPARRAYAAAGFHQAAELSTILF
- the ispG gene encoding flavodoxin-dependent (E)-4-hydroxy-3-methylbut-2-enyl-diphosphate synthase → MTSVSLGIPSVKQPPPVLAPRRKTRKVRLGDIHVGGDAPVTVQSMTTTPTHDINATLQQIAELTATGCDIVRVACPRQEDADALKAIAAKSPIPVIADIHFQPKYVFAAIEAGCAGVRVNPGNIRRFDDQVKDIAKAAKDHGTALRIGVNAGSIDQRMMKGDRVTPEALVASAVWEASLFEEHDFHEFGISVKHNDPVIMVEAYRQLSEKGDWPLHLGVTEAGPAFQGTIKSSIAFGILLGEGIGDTIRVSLSAPPVEEVKVGNQILQSLNLKPRKLDIVSCPSCGRAQVDVYTLADEVTEGLKHLEVPLRVAVMGCVVNGPGEAREADLGVASGNGKGQIFVKGEVIKTVPEAEIVETLLAEANRIAAEMEAAEAGGTPSVSVG
- a CDS encoding ATP-binding protein, with translation MSVIDNDTKRKLREMGATALLDAIDAQDEAHVLGMSFQERLQLIVDEAHSIFNHGKVEGLIRRAGLRYPGADLRRLDLVEERGLNRNVIAQLATCSFIQRQQNVVFQGFTGSGKSYLGCALAKQACQHRLRAHYIRMPDLEEAWALAKDKPQGQTKFLRKYSTFSLLVIDEWLLDHPDEGMRSMLLELLERRYDTGSTVFCTQYPKKDWHARLGGAVHADAIMDRIVHNTIWIDTGDRNMREHTALPQ
- the dxr gene encoding 1-deoxy-D-xylulose-5-phosphate reductoisomerase, which translates into the protein MTLVPARRLVLLGSTGSIGTQALEVLTRYRDLAHLHGIAVGGGRPELVAQQVLMHRPERVAVSDAERSETVEQAVGTACRDAGIAVPQLVAGADAVVDLAGSLGPDDVVLNAVTGSVGLLPTLAALDSGARLALANKESLVVGGALVTARAAEGQILPVDSEHTAIAQALAGVRPDQVDRLVVTASGGPFRGRSREELAQVTPEQALAHPTWAMGPVITTNSATLVNKALEVIEACFLFDLPEDRVDVVVHPQSIVHSMATLVDGSTIAQASPPDMRHAIGWALAHPEKLPHLAAPLDFSTAQSWTFEPVDDATFPAIEVARAAHRAGGGAMAVMNAVNEEAVAGFFAGDLPFLGIVGTIQDVLADPARPRVEPADGVDALLDLERWAREAARESIAARTRTPSGTAAGQPAASEPAPGGRD
- a CDS encoding DivIVA domain-containing protein, which produces MSTSFERVSRFSVGYDTHEVDEFLSRARTAYEGRDAGFSGSDIASASFRTERGGYDMRVVDEALDRLSDAFALQARDDAIAERGEEAWVAELTRRAESLKERLERPAGERFSPAADGEPAYDRTDVDALCDQLIAYFTEGHPMSVDDVRRAAFRRRRGADGYREAVVDVYLDHVADVMASVP